From the genome of Salvia splendens isolate huo1 chromosome 7, SspV2, whole genome shotgun sequence:
ATGATTGCTAGCAAACCTCTTTATGTTGCACTTGCTCAGAGGAAAGAAGATAGAAGAGCACAACTACAGGTCTGTTATTTACTTCAATAGTTCAATATATGGAAAAACCTGTTGATGTGAAATCAAAGCATATGGCTGAAGAGTGACATGGTCTGGGTGTTCTGACAACAGTTGCAACCACTTGTTTTCTCCACATTTCTCTTACTCTTCCTTAATTTTCTTTTCTCCAAGCGCCATTGGTTTGGTTTATTGAGCATAAATGATTTTCAAGTTGTATCATCGTACAGTATGTAATATATATGCTGATCTCCATCATGACTTCATCCAGGCTCAATTTTCTCAAATGAGGCCAATTACAATGGCACCTACTGTGGCTCCTCGTATGCCAATGTATACGCCTGGTGGTCTTGGTCTAGGGCAACAGATATTCTATGGTCAAGCTCCACCTGCAATGATTCCTCCTCAGGTAATAGTTTTCTTGACCTGCTATTTTGTGTCTATTGTGGAATCAGATTCCAAATGTTGAGATAATTTCTTGTAAACAGGTCTTTTGTACAGAGTACTTTTGAAACGGAACAGTTTTCTTGCTTGTATCAATTTATTCCAACCAATGTGTCTTGTCTTTTTGTAATGACACAGTTTTATCATAGATTATGAATGATCAGTGTTAACTCATTACTGTAAGTACTCCTAATGTGTTCTaatacttgttttttttttatttcagccTGGATTTGgatatcaacagcagcttgtaCCTGGTATGAGGCCTGGTGGGCCTCTCATGCCAAATATGTTTGTCCCTATGGTTCAACCGGGTCAGCAAGGTCCACATCCTGGTGGAAGGAGAGGTAATGCTGGGCCAATGCAACAGGGCCCTCAGCCTGTTCCCGTAATGCAACAGCAGGTCTGTGGGTGGCATTTCGACTCTTGTCCTCttccatttttcattttcaaacGTATTTGTGTGCTAAAGTATTCCTTGCACGCAGATGGTTCCTAGAGGACGTGGTTCCCGCTTCCCTCCTGGACGTGGCATGCCTGATCCTATGCAAGGTATGGCAGGAGGCATGCTTCCTGTCCCATATGAAATGGGTGGCTTGCCATTGCGTGATGCAGGAATCTCTCGGCCAGTTCCTATCGGGGCTCTGGCATCTGCACTTGCAAATGCTTCTCCCAGTGAACAAAGGACGGTAAGCATTTACTTATGCACGAACTACAAGCTGTCTTTAACCTAGAGGTCTCCTTAGTACTTATTCTGCCATTCATTCTTTTATACCTGCTGTGATCATCTTATGTTCCTAAAAATTCAATTTGAGGATGTAATAGAGAATTAATACATTAATGTTGTAAACACCAGATGTTGGGAGAGAATCTGTACCCACTTGTTGAACAACTGAAGCCAGAGACGGCAGCCAAGGTTACTGGAATGCTACTGGAAATGGACCAGACAGAGGTTCTGCACTTGTTGGAGTCACCAGAAGCTCTTAAAGCGAAGGTTGCAGAGGCAATGGAGGTGCTGAGGAGTGTGTCCCAGCAGCAGAGCGGCTCTCCAGCTGAGCAGCTGGCTACATTGTCATTGAATGAGTGATCTCATGTTGGAATCGTGTCCTACTAAATTGTTGAACGGCACACAGTTGATGTTTTCATTTCTGAGGATTTTCAAACTTGCTGGCATGATGCATTTGGCTTTGGAGATATTGTTTGTTCTGGTATTCTGTGAAACCTAATTTAAACCTTGTGCTTTGGATATTGATCGTTTTTCTTTGATTCGATTTATTGTTCCATTCTCCGCCCCCCCAAAAATAGGTCTAATTTGTGGTAGTGTCTATGAACATAAATTATAGTCGTAGGTCTGATGAATTTGAACAACTAATTAGTATCGTTATATTTTAGGTATGCCTACGGAAACGACATTTTATCAagatttttcttaaattaatttacAGACTATTTGCTTTGGTTAGGCGCTGGTAAAATTCGCTTGCTAAATTAGAATAATATTCTCTATCCATTCCAAACATGATTTTATTCATGCAAAAACTAGAAAATTGTTGAATGCTTTTGAATTGTTTCACTCATGCGCTATTATGTTTCTAATCGCCAGAAATTTGAAGTTATGGGACAATTATGAAAGTATGTTAAGTTATGatttaattatctaattttGTAAGTTGTGGGATTGACAACCAGAAGTCAACAAAAAGTTATGATTTGATTGATAATTTTCCCTTTTAAAATGCTTAATTTTGCTTTCCGACATTTCCACCTTCCTCATTCTCTCGTCATATTTCTTTCTCTCAATCAATTAGATGTCATCTTTTGTCTTCCTAGATTCAGAAACAGAAACTTCTCATCTCCTGCTTCTTTCTCTCTGGCATCACTCTTGTTATCTAGTAGTACAGGGTGAGTGTTACGggctcaattcccacatcggttgtgagaacaactgatgtggggtatatagacaaAATggactctctctcctaacagactaattttttgggatgagttctcttGTTTGGTCTGAATCAGTGAGGCTTtccgaaattgcaagttcaagAGATGTATGAACCTAATTTATGATATGGGATTtgattacatacattaaacactaGTTGTTTGTAGCCTCAACAGAAACACTTTGCTAGAGTTTTGGGGTCTGGGATAATATCTTTGGCAACCAGGATTTGCAGGTCCACCATTCCTGCATAACTCACCATATGCATTGTGATTGCCTACACCACACAATCAAAAGATCTTGTGTTATGTTTATGCAAGTCATACATCTATGTTGAATTGAGAATGTTTACATGTGGTAGGCTGCTTGAAGTAACCCTTATGCGCTTCACAGGGTTGCTCGCGATCAGGATTCGTTCAGTAGGGCCGACGACATTTGATATAGTGAAAGTTGTATTGCAAAAGGATCCTGTAGTTGAGAAGGCAAGCAACCTACCATCCAAGCAAGAGAAAACATGAAATGATTAATCCTCATCTTTTTAAGTTTATGTTCCTTTTTCAACAAGTAAACTGAACTCACTTTTGGCCCAAAAAGAGACATGAGTAAGTTGCCAATGCTGTAGGAGAAGGGGCCTTCCAATGAAAGCTTTTTCGAGTCGATCATAGCTTCGGATCTCTTGACAAACTGGATTGGATCCGAACCTCCTCTGTGGTAATAAACAGGTAGCAGAAGCATCCCGAATTTGTTGCCCCAGCGCGTTCCAGAATCGCCATCCATCAGCTTCGATATGTCCTGCAATCCTGACCGTGGCCTCAAATTCACCATTGCAAGACCAGTGAGCCGAAGCCCCTCGGGCAGAGCTACACAACACCAATATTTAGTTTTTTGTAACACATGTTGGGAAAGGTGTTAGAAGTGAAACATGATTGATCATGTTTTACCTTTGGATGATCTCATGTCCAAGTAGCGTGACATGCCGCATGTTAGTACCCCGAAAAGAACATCGTTAATGGTCTGCACCAAACATACATAGCTATCTCATTATTAAACAAGATTTGAGTtatcaaatttaatcaaattccTACTTTCAGATGTAAATACCATACCATTATTTTGGATCAATTCCCAGGAGTCAAAACTCAAGAAATGTGCACAAATTCAATGGAATTTCAGTTCGAGAGATGCCTAGATGGCTAGATCCTTAAATCATGCTATATCATCCCCTTTATATCAATGTCATGTATATGTGTGTACAAAATGATActgtataattttaattttacacaTAACAAGAAAGTCTTTGGGTCAAAAGCCATCTTTAAATGAAGCAATATTCCCTTTATATCAATGTCAATTGTCATGTATATGTGTAAAAATTATAACATGACAAGAAAGTCTTGAGTCAACTATTTTCAGCCATCAATTACCACGTCCATCTTTTTCACTTTGAAAAAGGCTATATGCGTTGGActttggtgtttattttatGGTAAAAGCATATGGTTATGTAGTATTAAAACCACAACACAATGTAGAGTAGTCTAAAACTCAATCCATACTTAGCACACAACAATCATCTCAAAATAAGAAAGTGAGTACCCCAAATTAGACACAGTTTTTGTATATAGACtatgtaaaagaaaaaaagattgTATAAATTTTTCGGCTATATATCAAATCCAGTTTCACCAAAAACTTTCACCATTGAGAacgaataaaaaatttataatattttcatGCTGATTTTCAAAAAAGTTGCAAAACTTTATGATTTTTCCTGCCATTAGGCCCTAAATTAAACGACCATCAAGTGGCTTTTCATTTTGAAGATGGACACTCATGGTGGTTTGCATATTTATTATTGTTCGTGAAAATTGGCCCCCGtgttaataatttaaatcgtGGATGTTTTTCTAAATCaagtagtaataaattaattccATTGATTTTTTCTACACTAACATGACATGACATGACTGTGACACATTCCATCGAGTGGTTTATTAGAATGATACAATTACTAGAATTAAGAAAAATACGAGAAAATTGGTTAGCTGGTTGGTTCCTATATATTTCCTTTTATATTTTTGGATATAGTTACAAAAAACAATGCTCTTATTTGTAATCAGACAATAGTCCTCATCAAGTCCTTCAATACTACCCAATCCATTCTAATAAAACATGCTCAAAATCACACTTATAGCACTAATCAGCCAAAATATATGTCCTCATATATATGATCAATTCATGGGATCATTCTTTATCCTAAAATAATCATATTGTGCCAAGTTTAGAAATTTTTAGcaatataaatgaaattttatttgcATACTCTACTATTTAGAATGGATatcatcaaattttgttccTTCCATTTAAGGAAGGCAGTTTTACCTATGCGTTTTTGTGAAGAAAACATAAGGCCACGTGGCGAACACCACATCACTGATTGGccattcaaaaataaaaacattccATTTCTCAATTTTTGAGAAATCAGTTAATTCGTTAACACCACAAAAAATGCTGCAAATCAATCCAACGATGATAAATTCAAACACGAAAAAATCCAAGGGTTTAGAGAAACTCACCGCGTTAGCCACCGCTCCCTTGACTACCTTCATATCATCGAGGCGGAACCTCGCCGTCGTCAGCTTCCGCGGCCAGAGCTCCACCCCAGCGCCGCCGCTCACCGCGGTGGTCCTATCTCTCCGCCACGCCGATCTCAGGATGAATTCAACGACATAGAGCAAGGTATACCAAACAGCCAACACAATCGTCCACAAATTCATCCGCCTCCTCCCCTGCCCCGTCGCCGCCGCGCCGACGCCGCCGATCGACGGCAGCCGCGCCGGATCGTCGGATCTCCTGCAGCACGACAGCAGCAGCGACATCAATGAGATCCCGTCGCCGAGGGCGTGGTGCACGCggaaaattaaagttttattcTCCATTAGCAGATGGATTTCCCAAAGCGGTTTATCGGCGGAGAGAGGCGAGGAGACGGATAGATCGGAGATGAAGGATCGTCGGCGAGAGGATGGCGGTGGACGATTAGGTCCCGATCAATGTCGACGGCGGTGCGGCGCCAGTGTTCGCGGCCGGCGGAATCGTGCACCATGAGGCTGCAAAACCTAGGGTGTTTGAACATAATTGAGCTCTGGACTTGGGCTCGGAAGCTGTCGATGTCGATTGGGAACTCGACGGTGATGGCGGCGCTGATGATCTGGTTCATCTGCGGCTGCAGAAAGAGGCGGCCCGCCGGGGTCAGCGGCTGGTCTCTGTCAACACTCTCCGccatgagagagagaggtgaTAAATTCGCCGCGCTAATTTAGAATAAGGATGTAgttaaataaatatgaaataattgtATATTTATTTCGTTTTTGTTCAGTTTTagcaacaaatatcacaaactGAGATATCAATATAGAGATACAACCAATTGTATACTACTGTATATTGTATGTGTCAGAAAATTTCTAGATCATAATCAATGAATTGAACCCACAGCCATCGGTCATATTTATTAGTCATACAACATTTTCAGCATTCGGCAGCGCCGTGCTCAATTGTATACTACTCTCGTGCTCACATGTCGTTGCAATGTCTTGACCACGAGCCAAATCATCTCACTCTAttcaggggcggacgcagaaatatcAATTAGTAGAGGCTCTttactagtaatatttattcgaaaatatatttttagatgATAACGGTCGCTGGTATGGGCTtttacattacaatttacataaAATTGACTACgagaataatgtaaaaaaattaaatttgttagGAGCTTAAGCCCCTCGGTACATACATGCAGGTCCGCCATTGATTGTGTGGAATGCAATTTCTCGGCTGACATAGATACGAACTGCAAAAACCAAAGCACAATCAATGTCATAAGTTCCAGTGGCTTCATATATAGGTGgtcaaataatatttattagtaaataaatttaattagagtttatgaataataaataattaaaaaatactagttTATGAAATAAGATGGTATCTATGGACTATGATTGTGATTAATGTGATTAATGTAGAGCTAAAGTCTGACAGCTAATGGTCAATCTTTATCtgcaatttaattttgtataagCCGCTTTAAATCTGACTTCATCtgcaatttaattttgtataagCAGCTTTAAATCTGACTTCATCTGCACTCCCCATTCTGATATggtgtgaaaatatttttattaagcACAAACTATTTAAAGTTAGGTGAGATGAAGAACAGAGATAACTGGAATAAGGAAAAAGAACATATTACAATGAATACTTACTGAATTAAAAGCAATAAAAACTCTATACGGATTCTAACTAAAGGAATCAATGCATCTGTacgataaattaattaaattgatgtgAGAATTGTTGAGGTATTAATTTGTAGTAGTACCTAAACAAGGCCGATTTGAAGGCTTATATAAGTAGGTAAGTTATGATATGCATATATGCGAAACAGGGTGTGGGCTTGAGGCCCACTCCTTTATATTGCAATAGATTTGTCTATGAAGAACGCAGTGTTTTGCAAGGTTGTTTATTCCTATTACTCTCTTAGCTGCCCACAAAAACTATACATAATTCTTAACAAACAAACACCTTCGGAAAATCACATTACCAGCACAAAAAGAAATTGGAAAAATGTCTTAGCAATAAGACATTTTTCCACAAGACAAACACTACTGCCAATCTAGGAGTCATTATAAAAGATCAGAAATAATTTTCACTCGCCACGTATTGTAGCAACCAAATTCATTACATAAACAAGAAAAGCACCCACCAATGAAACATTTCTCTCAGCCCATAAATACAGCAAATTTCTTCTTCTAATGAAAAGATGCAAGTCTCAAACACAAAAATCAGTATTAGGGGCAACCAAATGCAAAGGTAACAACAACATTGGTAGTCATTGCAGACTTATTGTTATACTACTATGATTTTAAAAAAGATGAACAAAATCAAGTTCAGTTCAACATAAGGATGACTAGAAAGTATATcaagttcaatttttttaagaatGAACACAAAATCATGTTTAAAAGGAAACCAATGCAACATGGTAGAATCATGTTTAAAAGGAAAACAAATAGGACTTAATACTCCCATGTCAAAAACTATTAATAGATGAATTGAAGGCGTTTCTCACAAAAAAGCTTCAGGTGGAAGCAGGAACAAAATTCCAAACATTCAAAACATAATAACAAGGTATCTTAATTCAATTCAACCAAAATTCGattataacaataaaaaaacgCAAACACTACCAACATTTTAACGGTAGGATTTCTGGAACCTCGCACGAGCACCGCGACCTCCAAACTTCTTCGGCTCGCAGCGACGGGGATCAGCCACCAGCAAGGTACGATCGTACCTGCCGAGAATGTCCTTGATCTCCTTCTTAGACTGCTCATCGACGTACTTCTGGTAGTAGGCAACGAGTGCCTTGGCAATAGACTGGCGGATAGCGTAGATCCGGGAGGTGTGACCGCCTCCTTTCACGCGGATGCGCATATCGACGCCGGCGAAGCGgtggcggccgaggaggaggatggGCTCAAACGCCTTGTAGCGGAGGATTTCCGGCTGGATGAGCTCGATCGGAACTCCGTTGATTTTAATCAGGCCGCGGCCGCGCTTGCAGTGAGTGACGGCAACGGCTGTCTTCTTGCGCCCGAAGCATTGGACGGATTCGGTCGGGGTCGGGGCCGCCATGGTTGGGGAGGATTGGGGGAGCGGAGGTACACACTGTGATGGAATTGGGAATTAGGGTTTTGATGAATTGATTAGGTTAAATACCATCACTTTTGCTTATTTACCCTTTTGTTGTGATTTGGGCCTATCTTGATATATTGGGCTAACTAGTTAAATTAATTGGGTTATTAACAATGAAAGATCTTGGGCTCTTTAAACTTCAAAGCATATTGCTCTCTAAATGCTATGCATAAATATAGAGTAGCCTTTGTTTATAAAGGAGTAGTAATGGTTATTTAAATAGtgaattttgatcaaattttgatgTCATTATAACCtttgaattattaatattaaattataaaattttaatttttttaattatttcatttatatataaaatgtcATTTTGTAATGATGCTCAAAGCAAtgtatttcattaaaaatagtaattttgtttgtttatatttctttattttcttatttctcTCATCATTTTGTTGAAATATTGTCGTTTTTACATCTCCAAAAGATGTAGATTTGTACTTGAATAaaacaattgagaaaaattaaaattttaaatttagtatcCTAGTTTTAAAAGAAATGGGATAAACAAGAATTTGACTATACTTCATAGCTCAAATAACTATTATCCTGTGTATAAAAgttaaaatatatgaattttatatatttctttttgaatgTTATATGAAAGATAGTAAGCTAATATTATTAGTGAAAATGAAACTAGTTAGAGTATTAATAATGGAAGACGTTTAATTTTATGGAccacttaaaatagaaaaatataactATCGCTAAGAGATGAAATaaccatatattttttttatcttgattTTAATAAACGGAGTATTAGATAAATGTGGAACTGACTTGAAAAAGGGATAATATTATTGTAAATGTTAGGTTAGTGTCTGAGTCAtgttttatataaataaattaatataatgacGAGAAAATCGAGTATAAAATAGTAATGGGATAATTTACGGAAATAGAAAATGCAAATTTACAAGAACatacaaaattaacaaaatagaaaaatgtatACATAGAACTATAGAAGGAaatgttttaatttaaatgtgATAATATTCGTGACCCATGGATCatactgaaaaataaaaaagagctattaaactgaaaataacttttttatatataattaatccACGTAACAATAACCGGTTTTATTAAATTAGAAAGAAGCCACAAGTCACATAACTTGAAAATGTACTCCAACAGTTTCATAATATGAGGCGGTATCAGCTGATACGGCGGCACAGTGTAATCCCGTCAGCTATGGCGAGCTGGCAAATCTCAAACCTCTGATCAGCAGAGATAGCTTTGTTGAACTCCAACACAGAATCTCTATTGTCTCTAATGTATTTCAGCATTGGAGCGTCTGGTGGGGCCACCACAGACCCGTTCCATAGGGTATTGTCGTACCCGATCAACCCCCCTACCTTGACCAATTCTATCAGCCTATTGTGGTAGTTCCAGTAGTTGACCTTGTCGGCATCCACAAATACGAAATCAAACGTCCCATGATTCTTGCTCTGCAAAAAGAAGAAATCAAGAAAATAC
Proteins encoded in this window:
- the LOC121742656 gene encoding 40S ribosomal protein S16-like translates to MAAPTPTESVQCFGRKKTAVAVTHCKRGRGLIKINGVPIELIQPEILRYKAFEPILLLGRHRFAGVDMRIRVKGGGHTSRIYAIRQSIAKALVAYYQKYVDEQSKKEIKDILGRYDRTLLVADPRRCEPKKFGGRGARARFQKSYR
- the LOC121741086 gene encoding caffeoyl-CoA O-methyltransferase-like isoform X2, which codes for MLSTKNRMATSPDQGQFLGMLLKLMNAKNTMEIGVFTGYSLLATALALPQDGKILAMDVDRENYDLGLPVIEKAGVTHKIDFREGPALPVLDEMIKDSKNHGTFDFVFVDADKVNYWNYHNRLIELVKVGGLIGYDNTLWNGSVVAPPDAPMLKYIRDNRDSVLEFNKAISADQRFEICQLAIADGITLCRRIS